Genomic segment of Bacillota bacterium:
ATGAATGGATTTCCAAAGGACAAACGATAATAATGTGCGACTGTCACTCGTTATACGAGGATGTGACGATGAAAAGGGCAGACAAATATTTATGTGACAGCATCGAACAGCACGAACTTCTAATCGGTTACGGGTACTACCCCTATGGCCTACCCGAAATATATGGAGAGACAGGGGAAGTGGTTGCGGGCTTGAAAAAGGGCAGAGAAACAAACGACGAATTGATTGTATGTAACAATGTAGGAATGGCGGTAGAAGACATGATGATGGCCAGGGCAGTATTCGATAGGGCACTTCAAAAGGGAGTGGGCAGAAAACTTCCTCTATAATCAAAATAGGCTTCAAGATTTAAATCACTTCAGATAAGGCAATCACCGCCTCTGTAAGTGTATCTCTTAATGTTGCTGCAGGGGCTGTGATAAGTTTTATCATTCAATTATTACCATAAATTGTAAGACGATACAGCTAATCCGAATGGAAAGATGATTTCTATTATAAAGGCTAATAAATGGAGGTATGAAAATGAATAACCTTGAATACCGGAATTGGGTGTTACAGCACTTGAATATTGGTAACGAGATACTATATTTGAGTATGCAGGACTGTAAAGACACAGGGCTAACCGAGGAAGAGATTCTTGATCTTACCGAAAGGGCATTGGTCGCATATAGCAAAAGAGAGGTGGAGATGCCGGCAAAAATAGGCCTGCACCCTCAGCCGGATTCTTTAATGCATGCCATGCCGGCCTATCTGCCAAAGGAATACGCTTGCGGGATTAAATGGGGCAGCAATTTCCCTACGAACAAAGAAAGGTTCCCTGATATTACCCCAACGAATTGCCAGGTTATATACAACGACCCTGAAACGGGTTTGCCTCTGTCAATTATGGATGCATACTGGATAACCGAGGTAAGGACACCTGCAGTTTCGCTTGTGGCTGCAAAGTATTTGGCAAACCCTGATGCTAAAAGCTTTGGGATGATAGGATGTGGCATCCAGGGTAAGGCCCATATAAAAATGGTGGAAATGGTATTGAAAAAGCTTGAAAAGATAT
This window contains:
- a CDS encoding ornithine cyclodeaminase family protein, producing MNNLEYRNWVLQHLNIGNEILYLSMQDCKDTGLTEEEILDLTERALVAYSKREVEMPAKIGLHPQPDSLMHAMPAYLPKEYACGIKWGSNFPTNKERFPDITPTNCQVIYNDPETGLPLSIMDAYWITEVRTPAVSLVAAKYLANPDAKSFGMIGCGIQGKAHIKMVEMVLKKLEKIYVYDIYESSMDRLIEELQAKVNARIVKAKSYEELAKNSEVIASAIPIAHKPEPKVKDEWISKGQTLITCDCHSVYEDAVYKRADKYLCDSIEQHKLLEGYGYYPWGLPEIYGETGEVPAGLKKGRENKEELIVSNNVGMAVEDMMVARRIFDRAIEKGLGIKLPLWDRTK